The genomic DNA CGTAGCGTTCTTTGGCAGCGCGGGCCTCGCGACTCTCGTGCTCTAGGGTTTCCTGCAGGCTCTTGACCCGCTGGCGCTCGTTCTCAAAGTCGTGGATGGCTTGCTGGAGCTCGCTCTGCTCGGTGCGCAGGCGGCGAAGCTGGGGCTCAAAGTCCCGCTTCTCGCTCTCAAAGCGCTGCCGATCCTGGTCGAGCTTCTGCCGCTCTTCGTCGATGCGCCGCTTGAGCCCCTCCAGCTGCTGTTGCTCCTCGCGCTCCCGCGCTTGGGCAAAAACGGGCGTGGTGAGAGCCAGTGTCACGATCAGTAAAAGAGCACCCCAAAGCCGCATGTTCGTATCCTCAGAGGTGGGAACGTCGTGGTTGGAAGCTCTGTGACAGAAGGTGCTATAATGCCCTACAGGCATCTCAGCGCCTGGAGAGGAAACCTTTACGATGGAACGGATGACAACACAGACAAAGATTATTGTTGCGACGGCTGCGGTGCTGGCAGTAGTGGATATTGCCGTTCGCGCCTTTCTCCCCGCCCGAACCGTGGTGATTCGGGAGGCAAGCCCGGCCTCTGCCGTGAGCCAGAGCGCCGATGTGCTCACCGTGCGCCAGCTCCGCGTTGTGGACGGCGACGGCAATGTTAAGATCGAGCTGAAGGTCAATGGCAACAACGACCCTGGAATGCTGATGTTCGACAACAAGGGTACTGAGCGGCTCCAGCTCGATACCTTCCAGGGTGTCCCCAGCCTGATCCTCAACGACGACCAAGAGCTCCGCCGTGTCTACTTTGGCATGAGCTCGTCCACGGGCGAGGGGCTCTACCAGACCTACGACGACAGCGCGGCCGTCCCGCACGAGCGCAACGACAACTAGCTCGCTCGTCCCCGACAGAGGCTGTCCACGCGCTTTAGGAGCGTGGGCAGCCGAAACGCCCCGTGCATCCCACGCACCGCCTCTGCCGCCACACTGAGGGAAAGCCCCGCCGCGCTCACAAAGAGGGGGTTGCTACTCTCTCCCCGAACCACCTCCGCCACCGGAGCCGCCCCCACAAACCGCGTCTTTGCCACACCCACAACGGGAATTTCCTGCTCCAGAGCCTTCCAGAGATGCCCACCCAGCCCCGGATGGCTCTCGTCCCCCAGCCAGACATAGCCATCGACAATTACCAGAGTGAGCTCGGGCAGAACAGGGGGCAGAAGCTGGAGCAGACAGGGCAGCTCGCGCTTGTAGAACTGCCCCGGAACGTACTCCGCGACCTCGTCCACCCGCACCGTCCACGCGTGACTCGGCGTGGCATCCTCCCAGTCGTCAAAGAGCACGCACGCCGCGATCGCGTGATCGTCGTGGTACTGCACATCGGTAGCTGCAATCATGCTCTCTCTATCGCCCTGCGGGCCCCATGTGGCAAAGGCTATGCACTACATCCACCGGGCGGTGGGGCCGAAGTCGGCGCGATAGTACTCGGAGACGTGGGTTCCGGGGGGAAAGAGCGCATCGAGGGCCGCGTGGTCGTCGGCGGTGAGCGTGAGATCGCGGGCGGCCAGGTAGGCTTCGTACTGCGCGGCGTTTTTTGGGCCAATGATCGGGCTGGTGACACCGGGCTGGAGGAGCACCCAGGCCAGCGCGACCTGCGACGGCTCATAGCCGCGGCTATCGCACCACGCAACATACTTCTCGACCGTCTGGAGGGCGGCCTCGTTGTCGCGGGCAAAGGGGGCGGCCTTGCTGGCGTAGCGTGCACCGTCGGGGCGGGGTGCGCCCGCGCGGTACTTTCCGGAGAGTAGTCCCCCGGCCAGCGGTGCCCAGGGAATGGTCGCGATCCCGTAGGTGCGGCACATCGGCAGGAGCTCGCGCTCGATCCGGCGGTCCAGCAGGTTGTAGGGCGGCTGCTCACAGACAAAGCGGTTCAGGTGCAGCTCTTTACTCGCCCAGAGGCTCTCCACCACCTGGTAGGCGGCAAAGGTACTCGTCCCAATATAGCGCACCTTCCCCGAGCGAACGAGATCGTCGAGCGCGCGCAGGGTCTCGTCGATGGGAATGCTCGACTGCGGGCGGTGGATCTGGTAGAGGTCGATATGATCCGTGTTCAGTCGGCGCAGCGAGTCCTCACAGCCCTTGATAATGTGGTAGCGGTGCGAGCCCAGGTCGTTGGGACCATCGCCCATGCGGTTGTAGACCTTGGTCGCCAGGAAGACCTTGTCGCGCTTTTCCCCGGCGAGCGCCTTACCGACAATCGTCTCACTAATCCCGCGGGAGTAGACATCGGCGGTATCGAAGAAGTTAATGCCATCGTCGATCGCACGGTGCATCAGTGCGATGGAGTCTGCCTCGGAGCAGTCATCGCCAAAGTTCATACAGCCCAGGCAGAGGTCCGAGACCTGCACACCCGTTCGTCCAAAAGCACGGTAGTTCATAGGCAGATTGTACCGGAACCCTGCCAGAAGTGACGCCCTTTTAGGCCCGAGGAACGAGTGTCCGGACACTCGTTGTCCGGGCTCACCTCGTTGCCCGCATTCCCTATGTTATACTTCCAGCATGAGAACCAATCTCCGATTCGGCAGCGTTGCCCTGCTTGCTCTCCCGCTGGTGGGGGCGGGGCTGTCCTTGGCCCGAGCCAAGACAGTCACGGTGCACCAAGCGGCCCCGGCGACTCAGTTTGTGCTCTTTGATGCGACCTTCCGCTACACCCAGAGCGACGCGGAGAACTCGCTTCCGAGCAAGTCCCACTACTACATCTACGGCTACCGGCTCAACCAAAAGCGGCCGCGCAACTGGACCAGCCCGGTGGACTTCCGCAATGGCACCGTGCACATCCGCATGGAGGTTTTGGAGCGCCCCGAGAGCGGCGAACCGACCCAGTGGAGTCTCTGTTACATCCCCAACCGTGGGCAAGGGAATGGGTACGGCTGCACCGGCACGGACCGCTATACCACCAAGGGAGTCTACGAGAAAGATGTCTCGATGACCGCGTTCTGGGAGAACAACGGGATTGTCTGGAGTGAGGGGATCAAGCAGATGGACCTGGTGATCAAGGACAAGGACGGCAACAAGATCCACACGCGTTCCGACCAAGAGAAGTTTGTCCCCACCAAGGTGCGCTTCACGATGGTTCAGGTCGCCGCCGGAGCCAAGTACGACCCGAACCTCGTGCCCAATATCCCCCACACCACGCGCTAGGAGGCGTCGCTACTTTCCCCAGGCCTTCAGGATCTCGCGGGCGGCGGGGGCGGCGGACTTCGCGCCGTAGCCCCCGTTCTCGATAATCACCGCGAAGGCGATCTTGGGAGCGCGTGCCGGGGCAAAGCCAACAAACCAGGAGTGGCTCTGCTTGTCGCCATTGCCGGTCTGCGCGGTTCCGGTCTTGCCGGCGACAGAGAATGGGACGGAGCTAAAGACCCCACGGGCCGTGCCCCGCTCTGTCACTCCCGCAAGGGCGCGGGCGATCACGGCGGCCTGCTCGGGCGTGATCGGGGTGGCGAGGGTCTCGGGCTTGTCGCTCTCGACAAAGTGGAGCTTGCGGCGTGTCCCCCCTGCGGCGATTGTCTGCATGGTCCCGGCGAGCTCCAAGGGGGTGACGAGCAGGCTCCCTTGACCATAGGCGAGGTCGGGGAGCTCGCTTGTCCAGCGGTCGGCGACGGGCAGGTGGGTCAGGCCAAACTGTCCCGACATCTCCTGTAGCGCCTCCGCTCCTACTTCTAGGCCCGCGTGGGCAAAGTAGATATTCGACGAGTGCACCAGCGCCTCGGTGAGGCTTAGGCTCCCCCCCAGCGCCTCGCCATCGTCGTTGGTGATGCTCCGGGAGTAGCTCTTCCCTCCCGCCTTCCAGCGCACGGTCTCGCGGCCACCTGTCCCGCCCGAGAGCTTGAGGTTCCCCTTCCCCGCTTTCAGGAGCGCGGCTGCCGTCACGGGCTTGAAGGCGGAGCCGGGCGGATAGAGCCCACTGGTCGCGCGGTTTACCTGCGGGGAGCCGTCGGTCTCGGTGACCGGCTGCGAGGGATCGTAGGTCGGAGCCGTTACCGCGGCGAGCACTCCCCCCGTGGCGATATCGATCACGACCGCGGCACCGGCTCGCTTGGGCTTGCCCGTTTTCTTGTCCTTAACGCGCCCCGCCGCCCGCACGATCGCCTTAAGAGTAGCCTCTTGCAAGTCGGCATCCAGGGTCAGCTTGACATCTTTCCCCTGCGGAAGCGTGAAGCCCGGAGCGTCTTTTGCCCGCCAGAGCGCCAGCGCCTGCCCCCAGTCCGACATGCCCTGCAGCGGTGCCGCCAGCGACTCCTCAAAGCCCGTGGGGCCGCCCAGCGCCGGTGAGAGCACCCCGATCAGGTGCGCACCTGCTGGCCCCAGAGGGTAGACCCGCTTCCCCTCGACCGTCTTGGCGAGCGGCTTGCCCTTGCGGTCAAGGAGGCTCCCCCGGGGGATTTGGTTTGCAATCGCGAGGAGACGCGGGTTGCGGTGGGCACGAATCGCCTTGTCGGCATCGGGGGTCTTGATGAGCTGGAGGGCACGTGTGTTGGCGAGCACGGTCTGGGCCGCAAAGGCAGTAACCACACAGACCAGCAAGGGAACGGTCAGTGCGAGGGTCAGCCGGGAGAGGCCCTTGTGGACATAGGGCGGCACGAGCTCCGGGTCGTGCTGGGCGCGCTGGGAGATTCCCAAGAGAAGCCCGATACTCACCCAGGTCATCACCACGGCGGACTTTCCGTAGGCAACAAGCGGTAGGGAGATTCCCGTGAGCGGCAGGAGGCCCAGGCAACCACAGATAATCACCAGCCCCTGCAGCCCGATCAGGGTGGTCAGGCCGGCGGCGAGGTAGCGCTCGAACTCGGAGCGGGTCCGGGGCACGAGGGCAAGCCCGCGCCAGAAGATCACCCCCAGGCAGAGCAAGACCACGAGCGGCCCCAAGACACCGACATCCTCGGCGAGGGCGGAGAAGGCGAGGTCCGAGCCGCCACGGGGGATAAAGCCCGTCCCCCCGCGCCCCAGCCCCGCCCCGGTCGCACCGCCCGTGGCCATCCCCCAGAGCCCCAGCGCGAGCTGATCGCCGCCGGGGGCCGCGTTTTCCCAGGGATGGAGCCACATCTCCACGCGGGTCCGAAAGACCCCAAATTCTAGGACATAGCCGATCCAGCCGCCCAGCCCCAGCGCGACAAGGCCCAACCAGACAAACGCCCCCCGGCTGGTAACGACATAGAGCAAGGCCACAAATGTCCCAAAGAGCACCAGCACCGGCCCGAGGTCCTTGAGAAGGGCAAAGAGAGCGAGCGGCAGGGCGTACATGGCGAGCAACGGATAGAGGTCCGCGCGGCGTGCCTGCGCCGACGTGTCCGCGAGTGCACGCCCCCGGTCGGCGAGGTAGCTGGCCAGAAAGAAGGCAAGGAGGACCTTGATGAGCTCCACGGGCTGAAAGCCAAAGAGATTGAGCTTGACCCCTCCCAGGCCCCGACCAAAGATTGCGAGTAGCACGATCAGAAGGAGCGACGAGAGCACGTAGAGGTAGCCGTAGCGGTGGAGTGGCAGGCTCCAGAAGCGCCGGATCGTGAGGAGAAAGACCCCGATCCCCCCCAGCCAGACCCCCTGCGCTTGCGCAAAGAAGGCCATTCGGTCGCGGACCGGGTCTTTGAGCCCAAAGAGGAGCAGCACCCCGAGCACGGAGAGCAAGGCCGCGCACGGGAGCAAGTACGGGTCCGCGAGGGGCCAGATGCGCCGGATATGGAGATGGAGCCCTAAAAACATCACCAGGAGCCCCACGGTGCAGAGCCAGAGGGTTGCACTCGCCGTCCCCCACGTCCGAACTGCGAGCTCCAACTCCACCGCCTTGAGCTGGCTTGGCGTCAGGAGCTTGTGCCGGACCAAGGCATCGACATCGGTGAAGGCGCCGTTTTTGGTGCGATCCGCCACGACCCGCTGGGCAAGCGCCGCATCCCCGCCTAGGGCCTTGGTGAGCTCTGAGGCGGGGGCGCTATTAACAAGCACGGGAACATTAGACGGCATCTTCGCCACCGAGACCAGCAGCGTCCCCAGGAGCAGGACGAGTGCCGTGCAGAACAGGAGGAGTGCCTCGGTGAGGCGGCGACGGCGTGGGTTCATGTGGCTTAGACTCTCTCCTTACGGCTCAAACAAGGGTCTCTAGGCGCTCGACATACGACGCGAGGGTGGCGAAGGCGGCCTCGACGGGTGCCGGTGACGAGAGATCAACACCGGCGCTCTTCAGGACCTCCAGGGGGTACTGCGAGCCCCCAGCCTTGAGGAAGCCCAGGTAGGCGTCCGCGGCAGGCTGGCCGTCGCGCAGCACCCCCTCAGCGAGGGCATGGGCTCCGGAGATTCCCGTGGCGTACTGGTAGACATAGAAGTTGGAGTAAAGATGGGTTGAGAACTGCATCCAGGTACTCCCCACACGGTTCCAGTCCTCGCCCTCCAGCGCGACATCGGGGCCAAACGCCTCGGCAAAGAGCTCGGCCATGCGCTGGGTGAGGAACTGCGCCGTCAGGGCTTGCCCGTTCCAGACACGCTCGTGGATCTCCCGTTCGAAGCGCGCGAGGGTGGGCATGACCAGAAAGTAGCGGTGGAAGTTGCTCATTGCCTCTTCTAGGACACCGATCAGGAGCTCTTTGTTGTCGGCGAACTTCTCCAGCAGGTACGCACGGGTCAGGGCCTGGTTGAAGTTGCTGGCAACCTCGGCCACAAAGAGCCCGTAGCTGGCGTAGTGCTGGGGCTGAGAGCGCCGCGAGTAGTAGCTATGGAGCGAGTGCCCCAGCTCGTGGGCGAGCGTCGAGAGCGAGAAGACATCGTCGTTGTAGCTCATCATGATAAACGGGTGCGTCCCGACCGTCCCCGACGAAAACGCGCCCATGCGCTTGCCCTTATTGACCGCCCAGTCCACCCAGCGCTCGTCGGTTGCCCCCCGCACCATCGCCGCGACATACTCCTCGCCCAGTGGGGCCATCCCCTCCGCGATCCACTGAACCGACTGGGCGTAGGACACCTCGGACTTTCCGGGCGTGAGCGGGGCTTTGATGTCCCAGGGTGCCAGCTTCTCCAGACCCAGCACGCGTTTGCGCAAGGCCCAGTAGCGGTGCCAGGTCGGGAGGTTCTTCTGAAACGCCTCGATCAGGCTCTCGAAGACACTCACCGGGATAAAGTTGGGGGTCAGGGCCGCATGGAGCGCGGAGTCGTAGCCGCGCACCCGCGCCAGAAAGACATTCTGCTTCACCCCCGTGGCCAGGCACTGCGCGAGGCTGTTCTTGTGGGCCAGGTGGGCATCGGCATAGCCCTTCCACGCCGACTCGCGCACCGCGCGGTCGGAATCGGTGAGGAGGCTACCAATCGTGCTCTGCCCGATCTCATGCCCCCCCTCGGCGGGAGCAAAGGTCAGGTCCGCATCACAGAGGATGCCGTGGATGCGGGTGGCGCTGCGGAGCGCATCTCCGGCCAGGGTCAGCACTCCCTCGACCTCGGCGGAGCGGATGTGGGGCGCACGCTGGAGCAGGCGCTCGAAGTAGTGGGCGTAGCCCGAGAGGACCGGGTGGCTCGCCCCCCACTGGGTCAGGGTCTCAGCGCCCAGCGCAAGAAGCTCGGGCTCCGCAAAGGCGAGGGCGGCCCCCAGCCGGGTTCCCAGCCCCATCGCGCGGTCGGTGCGTGCGGCGGCCTCAGTGTTACTCGTATCGGTGGCAAACCCCAGGTGGGCATAGACCCCGACATGGCTTACCTGGCGCTGCAGCGCCTCCGCCACCTGGAAGTACTGGACCAGGGTCTCGGGATCGCCCAGCTTTCCGACAAAGGCGGCCAGGCTTGGTACTTCGGCATCGGCGGCGCTGAAGGCGGCTTCCCAGTCGGCGGGGGTCGCGAAGATCGACTCTAGGTCCCAGGTGCTCTCTGGTGCAACCTCGGCCCGGGTAGGTAGTGAATGGCTCATGCCCCAGTGTACCCGGAAATCAAATCCGGGACGGCCTAGACCTCGTAGCGGTCGTAGTCGCGGCAGGAAAAGAGCGCGAGAGTCTCGTCGGGCTGGAGCAGTGCCTGCCCCTCGGTGACCAGCGCCCCAACCCGCCCATCGGCGGAGAGAGGATCGTGGTGGGTAAAGCCGATCCGGTTCACCCCCGTTGCCCGCGCGAGGCGCACGGCGTACTCCGGCGTCCCGTGGCCAAAGCCCGCCTTGCCGCCCTTTTCGTACTCCTCCTGCGAGTACTGCACATCCTGGATCAGCAGGTGGGTCCCCGAGATAAACTCGATCAGGCTCACCGGAATCCCCGCACGCACTTCTTCGTCGGTGAGGAGCACAAAGACCCGTCCCGTAGGCCGCTCCTCAAAGCGATAGGTGATGGTCCGCTCCGGGTGCTCGGTCCAGTGCATCTGCACGACAAGGCACTCGTCGATGGGAAAGGTCCGCCCTTGCCCAAACGAGACCGGGCGCTTGTGCTCGTCGCTGTGAACAAAGCGCTCTTTTTCCAGGATCACCTGACCGCCCTCAGGGTGGATGAGGATCACACGGGTGGGAGGGATCTCGATCTGGTGGAAGCTAATGTGCTGCGAGATCGCCCCAAAGGAGACGGGGTGAAAGGGCGGCTCCATGATGCGCTCATAGACTTGCTTGGGGCCGTAGCTGCGGTCTTTGGTGCCGTAGATATGCATGGCCATCTGCTGCATAAAGATCGGCGGCGCGATCAGGACCCCTTGGGTGTGGTCGTGGTGGTAGTGGGTGTGAAACAGATGGAGCTCGGTCATGCCAAGGCGTAGCGCCTCGTTGGCGAAGGGCAAGAACCCCGTGCCACCGTCGATCACCACATGTACTCCCGGAGGTAGGCAGATTGAACGAACCTCAAAGCAGGTTGTATTACCACCGGTCTGTACCATGCCGGGATTTGCCACGGGCAGCGACCCCCGTGTCCCCCAGGCAATTACTTCCATTTAGCTGTCCTCCTCCTAAGATTTTAGGAGCTGTCCTTGTCGTACGGCCTTCAGTTTCATATGGGGCTTTTGCGCGGAAACCCTCTTGGGGGTCATTGTACAGCATTCATAGCGTACAATAAGCCAAGTATGAAGAACGACACAACCACAGTTCTCGAGCGACTGCATGCGCTCGCTCACTGGCTGGGCTCTCCACAGCATGATTTTTCGATCCTCGCCGAGGGCAATGTCTCCGCAGCGATTGGGGACCGGACGACCTTTTGGCTGAAGGCATCGGGGTGCATGATGGGCACCATGCGCCAGGATCAGTTTGTCTTGATGGACACGGCGCGCTCCCTGGCGATCCTCGACCACGAGACCCTCACGGACACGGAGATCAAGGATCTGCTCCGAGGCGCACGGGTAAACTCCGACGATCCCCTGCACCCGAGTGTCGAGGCCGCTCTCCACGCCGTCTGCCTCACCGACGGCGGCGCAAATGTCGTGGGGCACACGCACCCCACCCCCTGGCTCTCGATTCTGTCGTCGGAGCGGGCCGAGGAAGCCATCGCCGGGCGTATCTTCCCCGACGAGATCGTGGTCTGCGGGCCGGCGGTCTGCTTTGTCCCCTATGTCGATCCCGGTCCCCCGCTTGCCAAGGCCTGCCGCGAGGCGATCGCCGCCTACAAGGCCGAGTGGGGTGCCCCTCCGAAGGTGCTGCTCCTGCGCAACCATGGGCTCTTTGCCCTCGGGAAAGACGCCGACGAGGTCGAGCGCATCACGGCGATGAGTGTCAAGGTGGCACGTGCCTTGCTGGGAACCTATGCTCTAGGTGGCCCGCGCTTCCTGACCCCCGAGAACGTGGCACGCATCCACACGCGCCCCGATGAGCACTTCCGACAAAAGATGCTAGAGACCCGCTAGCCCCTAAACTCCTCCGTCGGCAAAAAAGAGAGCCGACACGATCCGCTGAAAGGCATTTATGAGACTTGATAGAGTGACGAACCCTGAGACCGTATTGACCTCGTTTGACGCCGTCTCCAAGAAGCTAACCGAGAGTGGTACCCCGCGTACCATCACCATCGGCTACACCGCGGGCAGTGAGACAGTCACCGCCTACTGGAACAAAGAGCACAACTTCTGGAGCCGCCTGGAGCCAGAGAACAGCACCGCCCCCGAGACCATAGTCTGCACCTGCGGCGCAGGCGAGCCCACCGAGGGCAAGGAGCAGGCGATCACGGTCGAGATCAATATCGACAAGAAAGGGACCTCCTGGAACCTCGGCGGGGTCTTCGTCACCGACCAAAAGACCAAGACGATTCTCCTCTCCCACACCGGCAAGATCTCCGGCCAGCGCGGTGCCAACCGTGAGAGCTTCCTGGACTCGATCCCAGCCTACATGCGCCCGACTGTCAAGGGCAAGGGCGCTCCCCGCGAGATCATCGTCATTGGTGATATCAACTCCCCCGACTTTATCGAGAACCTGGGGAGCTTTGTCAACCGGGTCGCCAAGTTCAAGACGGACCTGAAAAACAGCAAGTAGCCTGTCTGCTCTCCGAAACTCCCTCCTCCGGGGGGGAGATTAGGTACACTGTGGCCATGAGAGCCACTTTTGAAGCGTGGGTTGACTCCCACCAAGACCAGATCATCGCCGAGACCCAGAAAATCCTGCGGATTCCCTCGGTCAACGAGCCCGAGAGTGTCGGGGAGGGCGCCCCGTTTGGCAAGCCCTGCGCCGATGCCCTGGAGCACACCCTCGCGCTGTGTGCAGCGCTGGGGATGCGCACAGAGAACTTCGGCGGCTACGCCGGCCACGCCGAGTTCGGCCCCGAGGATGCCCCCGAGATGGTCGCGATGCTCGGTCACTTAGATGTCGTCCCCGTGGGCTCGGAGTGGACAAAGGAACCGTTTGGCGCGGAGATCGAGGGTGACTGGCTCTTTGCTCGGGGTGCCTCCGACGACAAGGGGCCCACCTACGCCGCGCTCTTTGGCGCAAAAGCGGTGCTGGACTCCGGCCTGCCCCTCACCCGCCGTGTCCGCTTGATCTTCGGCTGCGACGAAGAGTCCGGCTGGGAGTGCATGCGCCACTACTTCGAGGTCGCCCAGCAGCCAAAGCCCGATCTTGCCTTCACCCCCGATGCGGGCTTCCCCCTCTACTACGCCGAGAAGGGCAGCTTCACCCTCACCGCCACCAAGCCGATTGGGGAGTCTCTGGTCGCCACCTTCAGCTCCGGCCTGCGCCCCAACATGGTCCCCGATGAGGCCGAGGTCGTGCTGATCGGCGCTCCCGACCGCCTGGCCTATATCGCCAAGACCCTCAAGCGCAAGCGGACGTTCAAGGTGACCGATGAAGGCGACAAGGCGCTCCGTATCTGGGCCAAGGGCAAGGCCAGCCACGGAGCGTCGCCACAAAAGGGAATCAACGCCGCGCAGAAGCTCGCCGAGGCACTCTTCGACCTCTTCCCCGAGCCGTGGCTCTCCGAGCTGGTGGAGCGCTGCGCCTGCGATGGATCGGGGATCGGGATCGCGGGCAAGGACGAGATCACGGGGCCGCTGACCTGCAATGTCGGGATCGTGACGGTTCTAGACGGCACCCTCTCGATGACCTTCAATGTGCGCTACCCCGCCACCTGGGATGAGTCCGTGCTGGAGCGGGCGCAGGCATCGCTCACCAGCGACGGCTGGACCATCACCGAGCTGCACCACACCGCGCCGCTCTATGTTCCCCAGGACGCCGAGCCAGTACGCACGCTGCTCAAGGTCTATCGGGACCACACGGGCGATAGGAGCAAGCCGCTGACCATGGGCGGCCGCACCTACGCCACGACAGTCGCGCCCAATGGAGTGGCATTTGGCGCGGGCATGAAGGGCGATCCCGAGGTAGCCCACCGCCCCGATGAGAAGTTCTCGATCACGCGGCTACTCTTCTGTGCCAAGCTCTACGCCGACGCGCTCTACCAGCTCGCCAACTGCTAGTGTTCTTACTCCGTCAGGTGCGAGCGTAGCATCCAGGCCGTCTTCTCGTGCTGCTCCAAGAGCCCCGTGAAGAAGTCGGTCGTGCCATCGTCGCCGAGCTCCGCCGTGGACTCAATATCCTCGCGGAGCTGCCGGACGATTGCCTCGTGGTCGGTGAGGAGTACAGAGATCAGGCCATCGGCATCGGGGTTCTCCCCTGGCTCCTCGTTCAGGCGGGTGAGCTGGGAGAGCTCCGCCAGGGTCGCGGGAACCTTGATCCCCAGCATCAGCGACCGCTCCGCCACGGCGTCCACGGTCTCGGCGAGCTGCTCGTACTGCTCCTCAAAGAGCTTGTGGTAGCTCATAAAGTGTGGCCCCGTGACATTCCAGTGCGCCTTGCGGGTCTTGGTCGAGAGCACGTACTCATCGGCGAGAAGGAGATGGAGGCGCTCCGCGACCGTGTCGCGCTGCTCCAAGGAGAGTCTGGTATTGATCTTCATACCGCTCCCTATGCCACGCGCTACCGCAGGGTTCCGGCTATTCTGGGGCTACTTCTCGTGGTTTTGTTCCAAGACAAGGCGCAGATCCCGCTCCAAGATAAAGGCCGTCACGACCGAGAGCGAGAGGCAGGCGACCGCATAGAGCAGGCGGTAGAGCAGTGGAAGCGACTCCAGGCGCACGAGGTCCTTGGCCGTAAGCACGACCTGGGTGGTGACAACAATGCGGCAGAGCAGTGCCATCCGGGTCAGTGG from Armatimonas rosea includes the following:
- a CDS encoding endonuclease V, coding for MIAATDVQYHDDHAIAACVLFDDWEDATPSHAWTVRVDEVAEYVPGQFYKRELPCLLQLLPPVLPELTLVIVDGYVWLGDESHPGLGGHLWKALEQEIPVVGVAKTRFVGAAPVAEVVRGESSNPLFVSAAGLSLSVAAEAVRGMHGAFRLPTLLKRVDSLCRGRAS
- a CDS encoding aldo/keto reductase, which codes for MNYRAFGRTGVQVSDLCLGCMNFGDDCSEADSIALMHRAIDDGINFFDTADVYSRGISETIVGKALAGEKRDKVFLATKVYNRMGDGPNDLGSHRYHIIKGCEDSLRRLNTDHIDLYQIHRPQSSIPIDETLRALDDLVRSGKVRYIGTSTFAAYQVVESLWASKELHLNRFVCEQPPYNLLDRRIERELLPMCRTYGIATIPWAPLAGGLLSGKYRAGAPRPDGARYASKAAPFARDNEAALQTVEKYVAWCDSRGYEPSQVALAWVLLQPGVTSPIIGPKNAAQYEAYLAARDLTLTADDHAALDALFPPGTHVSEYYRADFGPTARWM
- a CDS encoding penicillin-binding transpeptidase domain-containing protein → MNPRRRRLTEALLLFCTALVLLLGTLLVSVAKMPSNVPVLVNSAPASELTKALGGDAALAQRVVADRTKNGAFTDVDALVRHKLLTPSQLKAVELELAVRTWGTASATLWLCTVGLLVMFLGLHLHIRRIWPLADPYLLPCAALLSVLGVLLLFGLKDPVRDRMAFFAQAQGVWLGGIGVFLLTIRRFWSLPLHRYGYLYVLSSLLLIVLLAIFGRGLGGVKLNLFGFQPVELIKVLLAFFLASYLADRGRALADTSAQARRADLYPLLAMYALPLALFALLKDLGPVLVLFGTFVALLYVVTSRGAFVWLGLVALGLGGWIGYVLEFGVFRTRVEMWLHPWENAAPGGDQLALGLWGMATGGATGAGLGRGGTGFIPRGGSDLAFSALAEDVGVLGPLVVLLCLGVIFWRGLALVPRTRSEFERYLAAGLTTLIGLQGLVIICGCLGLLPLTGISLPLVAYGKSAVVMTWVSIGLLLGISQRAQHDPELVPPYVHKGLSRLTLALTVPLLVCVVTAFAAQTVLANTRALQLIKTPDADKAIRAHRNPRLLAIANQIPRGSLLDRKGKPLAKTVEGKRVYPLGPAGAHLIGVLSPALGGPTGFEESLAAPLQGMSDWGQALALWRAKDAPGFTLPQGKDVKLTLDADLQEATLKAIVRAAGRVKDKKTGKPKRAGAAVVIDIATGGVLAAVTAPTYDPSQPVTETDGSPQVNRATSGLYPPGSAFKPVTAAALLKAGKGNLKLSGGTGGRETVRWKAGGKSYSRSITNDDGEALGGSLSLTEALVHSSNIYFAHAGLEVGAEALQEMSGQFGLTHLPVADRWTSELPDLAYGQGSLLVTPLELAGTMQTIAAGGTRRKLHFVESDKPETLATPITPEQAAVIARALAGVTERGTARGVFSSVPFSVAGKTGTAQTGNGDKQSHSWFVGFAPARAPKIAFAVIIENGGYGAKSAAPAAREILKAWGK
- the pepF gene encoding oligoendopeptidase F — its product is MSHSLPTRAEVAPESTWDLESIFATPADWEAAFSAADAEVPSLAAFVGKLGDPETLVQYFQVAEALQRQVSHVGVYAHLGFATDTSNTEAAARTDRAMGLGTRLGAALAFAEPELLALGAETLTQWGASHPVLSGYAHYFERLLQRAPHIRSAEVEGVLTLAGDALRSATRIHGILCDADLTFAPAEGGHEIGQSTIGSLLTDSDRAVRESAWKGYADAHLAHKNSLAQCLATGVKQNVFLARVRGYDSALHAALTPNFIPVSVFESLIEAFQKNLPTWHRYWALRKRVLGLEKLAPWDIKAPLTPGKSEVSYAQSVQWIAEGMAPLGEEYVAAMVRGATDERWVDWAVNKGKRMGAFSSGTVGTHPFIMMSYNDDVFSLSTLAHELGHSLHSYYSRRSQPQHYASYGLFVAEVASNFNQALTRAYLLEKFADNKELLIGVLEEAMSNFHRYFLVMPTLARFEREIHERVWNGQALTAQFLTQRMAELFAEAFGPDVALEGEDWNRVGSTWMQFSTHLYSNFYVYQYATGISGAHALAEGVLRDGQPAADAYLGFLKAGGSQYPLEVLKSAGVDLSSPAPVEAAFATLASYVERLETLV
- a CDS encoding MBL fold metallo-hydrolase — its product is MEVIAWGTRGSLPVANPGMVQTGGNTTCFEVRSICLPPGVHVVIDGGTGFLPFANEALRLGMTELHLFHTHYHHDHTQGVLIAPPIFMQQMAMHIYGTKDRSYGPKQVYERIMEPPFHPVSFGAISQHISFHQIEIPPTRVILIHPEGGQVILEKERFVHSDEHKRPVSFGQGRTFPIDECLVVQMHWTEHPERTITYRFEERPTGRVFVLLTDEEVRAGIPVSLIEFISGTHLLIQDVQYSQEEYEKGGKAGFGHGTPEYAVRLARATGVNRIGFTHHDPLSADGRVGALVTEGQALLQPDETLALFSCRDYDRYEV
- a CDS encoding class II aldolase/adducin family protein yields the protein MKNDTTTVLERLHALAHWLGSPQHDFSILAEGNVSAAIGDRTTFWLKASGCMMGTMRQDQFVLMDTARSLAILDHETLTDTEIKDLLRGARVNSDDPLHPSVEAALHAVCLTDGGANVVGHTHPTPWLSILSSERAEEAIAGRIFPDEIVVCGPAVCFVPYVDPGPPLAKACREAIAAYKAEWGAPPKVLLLRNHGLFALGKDADEVERITAMSVKVARALLGTYALGGPRFLTPENVARIHTRPDEHFRQKMLETR
- a CDS encoding Sapep family Mn(2+)-dependent dipeptidase; protein product: MRATFEAWVDSHQDQIIAETQKILRIPSVNEPESVGEGAPFGKPCADALEHTLALCAALGMRTENFGGYAGHAEFGPEDAPEMVAMLGHLDVVPVGSEWTKEPFGAEIEGDWLFARGASDDKGPTYAALFGAKAVLDSGLPLTRRVRLIFGCDEESGWECMRHYFEVAQQPKPDLAFTPDAGFPLYYAEKGSFTLTATKPIGESLVATFSSGLRPNMVPDEAEVVLIGAPDRLAYIAKTLKRKRTFKVTDEGDKALRIWAKGKASHGASPQKGINAAQKLAEALFDLFPEPWLSELVERCACDGSGIGIAGKDEITGPLTCNVGIVTVLDGTLSMTFNVRYPATWDESVLERAQASLTSDGWTITELHHTAPLYVPQDAEPVRTLLKVYRDHTGDRSKPLTMGGRTYATTVAPNGVAFGAGMKGDPEVAHRPDEKFSITRLLFCAKLYADALYQLANC